One region of Stegostoma tigrinum isolate sSteTig4 chromosome 19, sSteTig4.hap1, whole genome shotgun sequence genomic DNA includes:
- the fam83d gene encoding protein FAM83D has protein sequence MNDSQCLDDLPIVSRWCGAARQELGLREFYSETQRLALEELISGGEEAYSALLKRERVQGFLSADEIASILQSTISPPGLDSQPLEQSFTCSSDLSSGTYFPDASDIEVPVLDIGWPVYPSNWYRGVTQVEVYFQPSYGELIYSCKEAIRKLIRKAEKVIALVMDNFTDIDILKDLHEACRRRRVPVYILLDQFGLPLFQKMCRDAGVRVEEERKMRVRTITGCTYCTRTGAKVIGRVHEKFMLIDCDKVATGSYSFTWTDGKLNRSNLTVLSGQLSEFYDEEFRILYAQSQLIPNQSADFRHRAICGEIAAKKLVSREPTASTALEKQIVPCSPVNCKPEGLGQTAEKKLCSQTSVGSAGSHVSEVSTLSDKASHQTEMKSVSVQTDVQVQTGMQSTSTQTCILLKEVETQTTFLSKSSSTQTSVCSRIGAQAVNITDAVPLSLSEQSDTDGYPAIGKSTNTPDQPPHSPSESSNGSCSSSSSATSEGRQCHTFASYHHAGLHSTNSTLRNCFQKLTKERQFHYTTIRSKLDSMVAILSRNRQLDKFDSRELGHYGARGSRELLSRSRVLGFREVSALASLALRN, from the exons ATGAATGATTCCCAGTGCCTCGATGACCTGCCGATCGTGTCCAGGTGGTGTGGTGCTGCCAGGCAGGAGCTGGGACTGAGAGAGTTTTATAGCGAGACCCAGCGCCTGGCTTTGGAAGAGCTGATCTCCGGCGGCGAGGAGGCTTACAGCGCCTtactaaagagagagagagtccagGGCTTCCTGTCGGCCGATGAGATCGCCAGCATCCTGCAATCCACCATCAGCCCCCCTGGGCTAGACAGCCAGCCACTCGAGCAATCCTTCACCTGCTCCAGTGACCTAAGCTCGGGGACCTATTTCCCCGATGCCTCGGACATTGAGGTGCCGGTTCTGGACATTGGGTGGCCGGTGTATCCGAGCAACTGGTACCGGGGTGTGACCCAGGTGGAGGTGTATTTCCAGCCCAGCTATGGGGAGCTCATCTACAGCTGCAAGGAGGCGATCAGGAAGCTCATCAGAAAGGCAGAGAAG GTTATTGCCCTGGTAATGGATAACTTCACTGATATTGATATTCTCAAGGATCTCCATGAGGCTTGCCGGAGGAGACGTGTCCCTGTTTACATCCTCCTTGATCAATTTGGCCTCCCACTCTTTCAGAAAATGTGTCGGGATGCTGGTGTCCGTGTGGAGGAGGAGAGG AAGATGAGAGTCCGCACAATAACGGGATGTACTTATTGCACAAGAACAGGAGCCAAAGTTATTGGCAGAGTCCATGAAAAATTCATGTTGATAGATTGTGATAAAGTAGCCACAGGCTCTTACAG TTTTACTTGGACTGACGGGAAGCTGAATCGCAGCAATTTGACTGTGCTCTCAGGACAGTTGTCTGAGTTTTATGATGAAGAGTTCAGAATACTGTATGCTCAGTCACAGCTAATACCAAACCAGTCAGCGGATTTTAGGCATCGAGCTATCTGTGGAGAGATTGCAGCAAAGAAGTTGGTGTCTAGAGAGCCCACTGCCAGCACTGCCTTGGAGAAACAAATAGTACCGTGTTCCCCAGTAAATTGTAAACCTGAAGGTTTGGGCCAAACAGCTGAGAAAAAGCTATGTTCACAAACTTCTGTTGGCTCAGCAGGCAGCCATGTGTCTGAAGTATCCACACTCAGTGACAAAGCCTCTCatcagactgagatgaagagcGTGTCTGTGCAGACTGATGTGCAAGTACAGACAGGGATGCAGAGCACTTCCACACAAACCTGTATCTTGCTGAAGGAGGTGGAAACCCAAACTACATTCCTATCAAAATCAAGCTCAACTCAGACCTCTGTTTGTTCCAGAATTGGTGCACAGGCTGTAAACATCACTGATGCTGTCCCATTGTCACTCTCAGAGCAGTCAGATACAGATGGATATCCAGCCATTGGAAAGTCAACCAATACTCCCGATCAGCCGCCTCATTCCCCATCAGAGTCCAGCAATGGCTCATGTAGTTCTTCGTCTTCCGCCACCTCTGAAGGTCGACAATGTCATACTTTTGCCAGCTATCATCATGCAGGTCTCCACAGCACCAACTCCACGCTGAGGAACTGCTtccagaaactcaccaaagaacGTCAGTTCCATTACACTACCATTCGCTCCAAGCTGGACAGCATGGTTGCCATTCTGTCGAGGAACCGACAATTGGACAAGTTCGACAGCCGTGAGCTGGGCCACTACGGTGCAAGGGGTAGCAGAGAGTTATTGAGCAGGAGTAGAGTTTTGGGCTTCAGGGAGGTATCTGCATTGGCTTCTTTGGCACTGCGAAACTAA